The proteins below come from a single Streptococcus porcinus genomic window:
- a CDS encoding InlB B-repeat-containing protein — protein sequence MNNCNKRERFSIRKFNGYIASVLIGMLLTGVINAPNICADTTEVLPNTASVGGRGDNSLLEESSNGTKLNSVGISTVQTPISYSVVYKDINGNEIYRTQKVTTETVQNSNSVQITVTASEMSSVSQLYYYELIEPDTKNITISNTGNTEVVFTVKQKQYQTTLKYFVIYKDEKDNEIFRREDRVIVKKDPQKGDITTNITVNATDIGNTPELSSYHLNENSFKQAEIAERGTNEIVFKVSHFTRKVAIKYSVVYRNENGIEVYRENKEKEFETTEEVATSIVEEKPLNVDEISELNGYRLIGENPNQRVIITEGMTNEVVFYVEDVSSAETGTEGTDVTTVNFYNGNELVATQYVRIGEVLLEPGLPDSNENEFLGWFVEGEDTKVDFNKPTSYKKDISIGANNKELVRVFARYNNSRRVVFKDDNGVVIRVKEVQTGRTVTDKDVAFLSSKDATVFSHWSTVVNGDQIYDFNTPVLHDIELYAVVKHQNIINFDVSGGSEIPNLYINNGSLSSNFLNGHLPVPERKGYNFIQWLDKSTNQPVDANTEVKRNYNLLAQWEPRKDTPYRIVHWIETPSGNREFQGLRYSVGMIEDLKGITESTINFNFNVPLSLKENYELSKNQKMLITINGDGTSVLNIYYERRKSKLTVRYARRNAEGYILKKDGTSTGFHNGIIWPKLGFEFNNIDYVTEVYNVKWGELVAPYLKDPNVIGWYNKTTRVYYSTPYKPKRNFDEVVSEDVARRIDSTPMVYFKDIDTGEIFNSFKASLRSTDFYMYREVEGYDFVRFNNFKNGVRKISARGLSEVNIFYRKKRYKVDFISKDFDDKVITENVLFNDKIENIVPKDYVPYVTKKTDSNGISYIFKGWYSDEKGLGEAVDFANVKVPAGGLIYYGVWEKVFIPVIVHNETVLDSNAFDDKYVLIVEPGKTIADKNNVFYGYLNSDGTVKLNSNGTPVINNSRIYSGTLTANDKLDYNGDILHVEWHKLVNGRLESVNPATSQISKQGIIYVPVWNYPIKTLKYNANGGSNPPMGSSLRFRENITLANPVAMVPPKSDMTFVGWNTKPDGGGIRYLPRDELSFRSFIGDSLELFAEWVKDPNKDNVIVNFDPNGGNGSVISTERPKNQVFNIRNHGYNRLGYNLIGWTTDPISTVSKFKTGQKLPASSMTLYALWEEKLEAKVQTVNVFVDKVKVESDKIVVIPNYTESKILSHEVYGLSVNSNGNIIGTPKISRWDKATDEIYEIKIPVQVILNMNYPMGNSIYEVITRYVPVTVQRDTDGDGIPDETDPDDDNDGIPDNRDQQPKTPDTTAPVISAGNATVTEKAPILPKTGEDKSSYIYLLLSILLSLLALFIFGTRDENDSNENIY from the coding sequence ATGAATAATTGTAATAAGAGAGAGAGATTTTCTATTCGAAAATTTAATGGTTATATTGCGTCGGTTTTAATCGGAATGTTATTAACTGGAGTAATTAATGCGCCTAATATATGTGCTGACACAACAGAGGTTTTACCTAACACTGCTTCTGTTGGAGGGCGAGGTGATAATTCTTTATTAGAAGAATCTAGTAATGGAACAAAATTAAATTCTGTAGGAATTTCAACCGTTCAGACACCAATTAGTTATAGCGTTGTTTATAAAGATATCAATGGGAACGAGATTTATCGTACACAGAAAGTTACTACTGAGACAGTACAAAATTCTAACTCTGTTCAAATTACAGTAACTGCTTCTGAAATGTCCAGTGTATCTCAATTGTATTATTATGAATTAATTGAACCAGATACTAAGAATATAACCATATCGAATACAGGAAATACAGAAGTAGTCTTTACAGTTAAGCAAAAACAGTACCAAACCACGCTTAAGTATTTTGTTATTTATAAAGACGAAAAAGATAATGAAATATTTCGTCGTGAAGACAGAGTAATTGTAAAGAAAGATCCCCAAAAAGGGGATATAACTACAAATATAACTGTAAATGCAACAGATATTGGAAATACTCCAGAGTTATCTTCCTACCATTTAAATGAGAACAGTTTTAAACAAGCAGAAATAGCAGAAAGAGGTACTAACGAAATTGTTTTCAAGGTATCGCATTTTACGCGAAAGGTTGCAATTAAATATTCTGTTGTTTATAGAAATGAAAATGGTATTGAAGTTTATAGAGAAAATAAGGAAAAAGAGTTTGAAACAACAGAAGAAGTTGCGACAAGTATTGTAGAAGAAAAACCATTGAATGTTGATGAAATATCTGAACTCAATGGTTATAGGTTGATAGGAGAGAATCCTAATCAGCGCGTTATTATTACAGAAGGAATGACTAATGAGGTTGTTTTTTATGTGGAAGATGTATCCTCGGCTGAGACAGGAACCGAGGGTACAGATGTAACGACTGTTAATTTTTACAATGGTAATGAATTAGTTGCAACTCAATATGTTCGAATTGGGGAAGTATTACTTGAACCTGGCTTGCCAGATTCAAACGAAAATGAATTTTTGGGTTGGTTTGTTGAGGGAGAGGATACAAAAGTTGACTTTAATAAACCAACAAGTTATAAAAAAGACATTAGTATAGGAGCTAACAATAAGGAGTTGGTTCGTGTTTTTGCGCGTTACAACAACAGTCGACGAGTTGTTTTTAAAGATGATAATGGTGTTGTTATTCGAGTAAAGGAAGTACAAACTGGGCGGACTGTGACTGATAAAGACGTCGCCTTCTTATCTTCAAAAGATGCAACTGTTTTCTCACACTGGTCAACAGTAGTTAATGGCGATCAAATTTATGATTTTAATACTCCAGTTTTACATGATATAGAACTTTATGCAGTCGTTAAACATCAAAATATTATTAATTTTGATGTTTCTGGAGGGAGTGAAATACCAAATCTGTATATCAATAACGGGTCTTTATCGTCCAATTTTCTTAACGGACATCTACCTGTACCAGAACGTAAAGGATACAATTTTATTCAGTGGCTTGACAAGAGCACCAATCAGCCAGTGGATGCCAATACTGAAGTGAAAAGAAATTATAATCTATTAGCCCAATGGGAACCACGGAAAGATACACCATATCGTATAGTTCATTGGATAGAAACACCAAGCGGAAATCGTGAATTTCAAGGCTTGAGGTATTCTGTAGGTATGATTGAGGATTTAAAAGGAATAACGGAATCGACTATCAATTTTAATTTCAATGTACCACTGTCATTAAAAGAAAATTATGAGCTTTCAAAAAATCAAAAAATGCTCATAACAATTAACGGTGACGGGACTTCTGTTTTGAATATCTACTATGAACGAAGGAAAAGTAAACTTACAGTTCGATATGCTAGGCGGAATGCTGAGGGATATATTCTAAAAAAGGACGGAACTTCTACGGGATTTCACAATGGAATTATATGGCCAAAACTTGGTTTTGAGTTTAATAATATTGATTATGTTACAGAAGTTTACAATGTTAAATGGGGGGAGTTGGTAGCACCGTATTTAAAAGACCCTAATGTTATTGGGTGGTATAATAAAACAACAAGAGTATATTATAGCACTCCGTACAAACCTAAGAGAAATTTTGACGAGGTTGTCAGTGAAGATGTTGCTCGTAGGATTGATTCAACCCCTATGGTCTATTTTAAAGATATTGATACTGGGGAAATTTTTAATTCTTTTAAAGCTTCTTTGCGTTCTACGGATTTTTACATGTATAGAGAAGTCGAAGGCTATGATTTTGTCCGCTTTAATAATTTCAAAAACGGAGTTAGAAAAATCAGTGCTAGAGGTTTATCGGAAGTTAACATTTTTTATCGCAAAAAAAGATATAAAGTTGATTTTATTTCTAAGGATTTTGATGATAAGGTTATAACTGAAAACGTATTATTCAACGATAAAATTGAAAATATAGTACCAAAGGATTATGTTCCTTATGTAACAAAGAAAACGGATTCTAATGGTATTTCTTACATCTTCAAAGGATGGTACAGCGATGAAAAAGGGTTAGGAGAAGCAGTTGATTTTGCTAATGTTAAAGTTCCTGCTGGTGGTCTGATATATTATGGAGTGTGGGAAAAAGTTTTTATCCCTGTTATTGTCCACAATGAAACTGTCCTTGATTCAAATGCTTTTGACGACAAGTATGTATTGATTGTAGAACCAGGGAAAACAATAGCGGATAAAAACAATGTATTTTATGGTTATCTAAATAGTGATGGAACTGTAAAGCTTAATTCTAATGGTACTCCTGTTATAAATAATAGTCGTATTTATAGTGGCACACTTACTGCCAATGATAAACTTGACTATAATGGAGATATCTTACATGTAGAATGGCATAAACTTGTCAATGGTCGTTTGGAAAGTGTTAATCCAGCTACTTCACAGATTTCAAAACAGGGAATTATCTATGTGCCAGTATGGAATTATCCAATTAAAACCCTTAAGTATAATGCTAATGGTGGAAGTAATCCTCCTATGGGCTCATCCTTGAGATTTAGAGAGAATATTACTCTTGCTAATCCAGTGGCTATGGTGCCTCCAAAGAGTGATATGACTTTTGTTGGTTGGAATACAAAACCTGATGGAGGAGGAATACGCTATCTACCTAGAGATGAACTTAGTTTTAGAAGCTTTATTGGGGATAGTTTGGAACTTTTTGCAGAATGGGTTAAGGATCCTAATAAAGATAATGTTATAGTGAACTTTGATCCAAACGGAGGAAATGGTTCTGTAATTAGCACAGAACGACCTAAAAATCAGGTGTTCAATATCCGAAATCATGGATACAATAGATTAGGATATAATTTGATTGGTTGGACAACGGATCCTATATCAACTGTTAGTAAGTTTAAGACAGGACAAAAACTTCCAGCTAGTTCAATGACTTTATATGCACTTTGGGAAGAAAAATTAGAAGCAAAAGTACAGACAGTGAATGTTTTTGTAGATAAAGTAAAAGTAGAGTCAGATAAAATCGTTGTAATCCCTAATTATACAGAGTCAAAAATATTATCACATGAAGTTTACGGATTATCTGTGAATTCAAATGGCAATATTATAGGAACTCCCAAAATTTCCCGTTGGGATAAAGCGACAGATGAGATTTATGAAATTAAAATTCCGGTTCAAGTGATTTTAAATATGAATTACCCAATGGGGAATTCGATATACGAAGTTATTACACGTTATGTTCCGGTAACGGTTCAACGTGATACGGACGGCGATGGTATTCCCGATGAGACAGATCCGGATGACGACAATGACGGTATTCCGGATAACCGTGATCAGCAACCGAAAACACCAGATACGACGGCTCCAGTGATCAGCGCCGGAAACGCAACGGTCACTGAAAAAGCGCCAATATTGCCAAAAACAGGCGAGGATAAATCATCGTACATATATTTGCTACTTTCAATATTACTTTCTTTATTAGCACTATTTATTTTTGGAACAAGAGATGAAAATGACAGTAATGAAAATATATACTAA
- a CDS encoding TetR/AcrR family transcriptional regulator, which produces MIEKYTDNNLKFVEAISRLLCFKNFKKITVSDLAREANLSRRTFYNYYSSKNEFYNTAIYILLDEITKILNSDPTLGCEILTEMFTFIYKNKNIFFSFVINYPNIKRIIKEYIEVTVVYSAIPNLRERLEISYKIPYDYALELYILTIESIILKWIENNFDQTPERIASFIVISTKI; this is translated from the coding sequence ATGATTGAAAAATATACTGATAACAATTTAAAGTTTGTAGAAGCGATTTCCCGCTTGTTATGCTTTAAAAATTTTAAAAAAATCACTGTTAGTGACTTAGCGAGAGAAGCCAATCTAAGCAGAAGAACTTTTTATAATTATTACAGTTCGAAAAATGAATTTTATAACACTGCTATTTATATCCTTTTGGATGAAATTACAAAGATTTTAAATTCAGATCCTACGCTTGGATGTGAAATACTTACAGAGATGTTTACTTTTATCTATAAAAACAAAAATATCTTTTTTTCTTTTGTTATTAATTATCCAAATATAAAAAGAATAATAAAAGAGTATATTGAAGTGACAGTTGTTTATTCGGCAATTCCCAACTTACGGGAACGATTAGAAATTTCTTATAAGATTCCATACGATTATGCGCTTGAATTATACATTCTGACAATTGAAAGTATTATTTTGAAATGGATAGAAAATAATTTCGATCAAACACCAGAGCGGATTGCAAGCTTTATTGTAATTTCAACCAAGATATAA
- a CDS encoding YitT family protein, with the protein MEVRVLKNFLFLTIAGTINAIGVTMFLAPMNLYDSGISGTSILFSQITPRFYSLSLFLIILNIPLFLYGLKKKGMVFTFSAIYSVCIYSLVAFLINDVLPIDVSFASPLAGQDLLLCAMFGGLISGIGSGMAIRNGGAMDGIEVLSVIFAKKLGVTVGMFIMIYNLILYIICGIILDNWILPLYSIVAYTVAVKAVDFLVEGIDRSKAAMIIIDIEYTKNICSALSKEFEDGITILDGKGFYSGDRKEIIYMVLNRFQITRMKEIVHNIDRNAYITITEIADVF; encoded by the coding sequence ATGGAGGTAAGAGTGTTAAAAAATTTTTTATTTCTAACAATAGCGGGTACTATAAATGCAATAGGGGTAACTATGTTTTTAGCGCCTATGAATCTGTATGATAGCGGGATATCAGGAACATCTATATTATTTTCGCAAATAACACCACGATTTTATAGTTTGTCATTATTTTTAATTATATTAAATATTCCATTGTTTTTATATGGTTTAAAGAAAAAAGGGATGGTGTTTACATTTTCAGCCATATATTCAGTCTGTATATACTCTTTGGTAGCTTTTTTAATAAATGATGTATTACCGATAGATGTAAGTTTCGCTTCTCCATTGGCAGGACAAGATTTGCTTCTTTGCGCTATGTTTGGTGGACTTATTTCTGGTATAGGAAGTGGTATGGCGATTCGTAATGGCGGAGCAATGGATGGAATTGAAGTATTATCTGTAATATTTGCGAAGAAATTAGGAGTGACTGTTGGTATGTTTATAATGATATACAACTTGATACTTTATATAATTTGCGGAATTATATTGGATAATTGGATATTGCCATTATACTCTATAGTAGCTTATACAGTTGCGGTAAAGGCTGTAGATTTCTTAGTAGAGGGGATTGATCGGTCGAAAGCAGCAATGATTATAATAGATATAGAATATACAAAAAATATATGTTCTGCATTATCTAAGGAATTTGAAGATGGTATTACTATTTTAGATGGTAAAGGATTCTATTCGGGTGATAGAAAAGAAATCATATATATGGTTTTAAATCGTTTCCAAATCACTCGTATGAAAGAAATTGTACATAATATTGACAGGAATGCATATATCACTATTACAGAAATTGCAGATGTTTTTTAA
- the budA gene encoding acetolactate decarboxylase, giving the protein MTQTILFQHNSLAALMAGLYQGTMPLKQLLEHGDLGIGTLDQIDGELIILDGKAYQAIGTGAKVEVVALEGQETVPYAAVVKHQPVQNFSIDQALSATALKEKLEAQFISRNLFHSLKIRGQFKNMHVRMIPKSPLGKSFAKIAQSQPEFKKEDVSGTLLGFWTPELFHGLSVAGYHLHFLSDDKQFGGHVLDFQIVNGQAEIGQVDGLLQDFPANNQAFRDANFDIEQLRKDIDQSE; this is encoded by the coding sequence ATGACACAAACAATACTTTTCCAACACAATAGTTTAGCAGCGCTGATGGCGGGGCTCTACCAAGGTACGATGCCCTTGAAACAGTTACTCGAACATGGGGATCTTGGGATTGGAACATTAGATCAGATTGATGGAGAATTGATTATTCTAGATGGCAAAGCCTATCAAGCCATAGGAACTGGTGCGAAGGTAGAGGTTGTAGCACTAGAAGGACAAGAAACAGTGCCCTATGCAGCAGTAGTCAAACACCAGCCAGTGCAAAACTTTTCTATTGACCAAGCCTTATCGGCTACTGCTTTGAAAGAAAAATTGGAAGCTCAATTTATCAGTCGCAATTTATTTCACTCACTCAAAATTAGAGGGCAGTTTAAAAATATGCATGTTCGAATGATTCCCAAATCACCTTTGGGTAAGTCTTTTGCTAAAATTGCTCAATCACAGCCAGAGTTTAAAAAAGAAGATGTTTCTGGAACCTTACTAGGTTTTTGGACACCAGAACTCTTTCATGGCCTTAGTGTTGCTGGCTATCATTTGCATTTCTTATCTGACGATAAACAGTTCGGTGGTCACGTCTTAGATTTTCAAATAGTCAATGGTCAAGCTGAAATTGGGCAAGTTGATGGCTTATTACAGGATTTTCCTGCAAATAACCAAGCTTTTAGAGACGCTAACTTTGATATTGAACAATTAAGAAAAGATATCGATCAATCAGAATAG
- the alsS gene encoding acetolactate synthase AlsS, with amino-acid sequence MTNAKEVYGADLIVDSLINHDVKFIFGIPGAKIDRVFDTLEDKGPQLIVSRHEQNATFMAQAIGRITGKPGVVIATSGPGISNLATGLVTATAEGDPVLAIGGQVKRGDLLKRSHQSMNNVALLEPITKYSAEVHDADTLSETIANAYRKAKSGKPGASFISIPQDVTDSPVKVKAIKPLTAPKLGSASVEDINYLAQAIRNAVLPVLLLGNGASDEKVTASIRRLLDSVKLPVVETFQGAGIVSRELEEETFFGRVGLFRNQPGDMLLKKSDLVIAVGYDPIEYEARNWNAEISARVIVIDVLQAEIDTYFQPERELIGNISDTINLLLPEVNGYSLPQGSVEYLQNLKKNLDGDLKFDRQSAEGLVHPLDVMEVLQDQTEDDMTVTVDVGSHYIWMARYFKSYEARHLLFSNGMQTLGVALPWAISAALVRPHKTVISVSGDGGFLFSAQELEVAVWLNLPIVHIIWNDGHYNMVEFQEEMKYGRSAGVQLGDVDFVKYAEAFGAKGYRVDSKESFKEILKQAIKESEHGPVLIDIPIDYKDNARLGETILPDEFY; translated from the coding sequence ATGACAAATGCAAAAGAAGTATATGGGGCCGACTTAATCGTTGATAGCCTCATTAATCATGACGTGAAATTTATCTTTGGGATTCCGGGCGCAAAGATTGACCGTGTTTTCGACACACTGGAAGATAAAGGACCACAATTAATAGTATCGCGACATGAACAAAATGCTACCTTTATGGCTCAAGCTATTGGTAGGATTACAGGAAAACCAGGGGTGGTCATTGCAACAAGTGGCCCGGGTATTTCCAACCTAGCAACTGGTCTAGTCACTGCAACAGCAGAAGGTGATCCTGTGCTGGCAATTGGTGGTCAAGTTAAACGTGGGGATCTCCTGAAGAGATCTCACCAATCCATGAATAATGTAGCTTTACTAGAACCTATCACTAAATATTCTGCGGAAGTTCATGATGCCGATACTCTGTCAGAAACTATTGCTAATGCTTATCGTAAGGCTAAATCAGGAAAACCTGGTGCTAGTTTTATTTCCATTCCTCAAGATGTGACAGACAGTCCCGTTAAGGTTAAAGCCATCAAGCCTTTAACAGCTCCCAAACTAGGATCTGCATCAGTGGAAGATATTAATTACCTAGCGCAAGCCATCCGTAACGCTGTTTTACCAGTTCTACTTTTAGGAAATGGAGCCTCAGATGAGAAAGTAACAGCTTCTATCCGTCGTCTCTTAGATTCTGTTAAATTACCAGTTGTGGAAACTTTTCAAGGGGCAGGAATTGTCTCGCGTGAATTAGAGGAAGAAACCTTCTTCGGTCGTGTTGGCCTTTTCCGTAACCAACCTGGCGATATGCTTCTTAAAAAATCTGATTTGGTTATTGCTGTTGGTTATGACCCTATTGAATACGAAGCCCGTAACTGGAATGCTGAAATTTCAGCGCGTGTGATTGTCATTGATGTCCTTCAAGCAGAGATTGATACTTACTTTCAACCTGAACGTGAATTGATTGGGAACATTTCTGATACTATTAATTTATTATTACCAGAAGTTAATGGCTATAGCCTTCCTCAAGGTTCTGTGGAATACTTGCAAAACCTTAAGAAAAACTTAGATGGCGACCTTAAATTTGATCGTCAATCTGCTGAAGGCTTGGTTCACCCACTTGATGTCATGGAAGTCCTTCAAGACCAAACAGAAGATGATATGACTGTAACAGTAGATGTTGGTAGTCACTATATTTGGATGGCCCGTTACTTCAAGTCTTATGAAGCCCGTCATTTGCTCTTTTCAAATGGTATGCAAACTTTAGGTGTTGCCCTTCCATGGGCTATCTCAGCAGCATTGGTGCGTCCTCATAAAACTGTTATTTCGGTATCGGGTGATGGTGGTTTTCTCTTCTCAGCTCAAGAGTTAGAAGTAGCTGTTTGGCTTAATTTACCAATTGTTCATATTATTTGGAATGATGGGCATTACAATATGGTTGAATTTCAAGAGGAGATGAAATATGGTCGCTCAGCAGGTGTTCAACTAGGCGATGTTGATTTTGTCAAATATGCAGAAGCTTTTGGGGCTAAAGGCTATCGTGTGGATAGTAAGGAAAGTTTTAAAGAAATTTTAAAACAAGCTATTAAAGAATCAGAACACGGCCCAGTGCTTATAGATATTCCAATTGATTATAAGGATAATGCTCGCTTAGGCGAAACTATCTTACCAGATGAGTTTTACTAA
- a CDS encoding LysR family transcriptional regulator has translation MEAILLETFLVVCETKNFTTASQILFATQPTITGRIRALEDYLGFELFIRRKGKKTLTLTSRGKEFIPIASRIIKLYEDIESFKNTSYNSLTISTIASYATPVVANICKKMNRDYGTNIKILTYQTREAYELVLKKEIDMAFVSQEIPTAGIEIQPLFSQKYYLVTATDSNSSSNFKSINLKKLDYSKEIFLNWDAHFLKWHNQFFPHPKLEVDSIQLLIDFLKDTGYWAIVQECNIPVLLNTINLKIYQLPILPPTRKCFILTNQFPDKELILVKNKFITVCKEYILQQFNALNPLF, from the coding sequence ATGGAAGCTATTTTACTAGAAACTTTTTTGGTTGTTTGCGAAACAAAAAATTTCACAACTGCGTCTCAAATATTATTTGCAACGCAACCAACTATAACAGGTAGAATTCGAGCTCTTGAAGATTATCTTGGCTTTGAATTATTTATTCGTAGAAAAGGCAAAAAAACGTTAACTTTAACAAGTAGAGGGAAGGAATTTATTCCAATTGCAAGTCGTATTATTAAACTTTATGAAGATATTGAAAGTTTTAAAAATACTAGTTATAATTCATTGACGATTTCTACTATCGCAAGCTATGCAACTCCTGTTGTGGCAAATATTTGTAAAAAAATGAATCGTGATTATGGTACAAATATCAAAATACTCACGTACCAAACACGAGAAGCGTATGAATTAGTTTTAAAGAAAGAAATCGATATGGCATTTGTATCACAGGAAATTCCTACAGCTGGGATAGAAATTCAACCTCTTTTTTCTCAAAAATACTATCTAGTCACAGCTACTGATTCAAATAGTAGCTCAAACTTTAAGTCAATCAATTTAAAAAAACTTGATTATTCAAAAGAAATATTTCTTAATTGGGATGCTCATTTTTTAAAGTGGCATAATCAATTTTTTCCACATCCAAAATTGGAAGTAGATTCTATTCAATTATTAATTGATTTTTTAAAAGATACTGGTTATTGGGCGATTGTTCAAGAGTGTAATATCCCGGTTTTATTAAATACAATAAATTTAAAAATCTATCAACTCCCAATTCTTCCTCCAACCAGAAAATGCTTTATTTTGACCAATCAGTTTCCTGATAAGGAATTAATTCTTGTTAAAAATAAATTTATAACTGTATGTAAAGAATATATTTTACAACAATTTAATGCTTTAAATCCGCTTTTTTGA
- a CDS encoding TetR/AcrR family transcriptional regulator, with translation MSSLHSTDLKLLEALSELLKFKSYKQIKVSELVEKASISRRAFYNHYNSKEDFLEEAILIIFDDITKILNNDLLYECEVVEKVLKYMYNHKGIIHSFVYFFPKIEILINDYIKEMIVSSNIPNLKKQLEIAYGVPYKFALEIYVFTIEIIILQWVRNDFKESPEKIANYITTVVRI, from the coding sequence TTGAGTAGCTTACATAGTACAGACTTGAAATTATTAGAAGCTCTTTCTGAATTACTTAAGTTCAAAAGCTACAAACAAATTAAAGTTAGTGAGTTAGTAGAAAAAGCAAGCATTAGCAGAAGAGCTTTTTACAATCATTATAACTCGAAAGAAGACTTCCTTGAGGAGGCTATTTTAATAATTTTTGATGATATAACAAAAATATTAAACAATGATTTACTATATGAGTGCGAAGTAGTCGAAAAAGTATTGAAATATATGTATAATCACAAAGGAATTATTCATTCTTTCGTCTACTTTTTCCCAAAAATTGAGATTTTAATTAACGACTATATAAAAGAAATGATTGTTAGTTCTAATATCCCAAATTTAAAAAAACAACTTGAGATTGCTTACGGAGTGCCATATAAATTCGCTCTCGAGATTTATGTTTTTACAATTGAAATTATTATTTTACAGTGGGTAAGAAATGATTTTAAAGAAAGTCCCGAAAAAATTGCTAACTATATTACTACCGTTGTTAGAATTTAA